The following are encoded in a window of Novosphingobium sp. ZN18A2 genomic DNA:
- the secB gene encoding protein-export chaperone SecB, translated as MADEGNIISDLNIDGAQPNGEDTGPAVGVIAQYVKDLSVENPNAPASYQWQSQPEIGVEFNIAANAVGDDAHEIELKVKINAKAPEGTQFIVELSYCGLIGMRNVPEDQAHAFLYAEGPRILFPFARRVIADAVRDAGYPPLMLEPIDFTGLYMQQLAQRQAEEGAAGETPAGNA; from the coding sequence ATGGCCGACGAAGGCAACATCATTTCCGACCTGAACATCGACGGCGCGCAGCCCAACGGCGAAGATACCGGCCCGGCGGTGGGCGTGATCGCGCAGTACGTGAAAGACCTTTCGGTCGAAAACCCGAATGCGCCCGCCAGCTACCAGTGGCAGAGCCAGCCGGAAATCGGCGTGGAATTCAACATCGCCGCCAATGCCGTGGGCGACGACGCGCACGAGATCGAACTGAAGGTGAAGATCAACGCGAAGGCGCCCGAAGGCACGCAGTTCATCGTCGAGCTGTCCTATTGCGGGTTGATCGGCATGCGCAACGTGCCGGAAGACCAGGCGCACGCGTTCCTTTATGCCGAAGGCCCGCGCATCCTGTTCCCCTTCGCCCGCCGGGTGATCGCCGATGCCGTGCGCGATGCCGGTTATCCGCCGCTGATGCTTGAGCCGATCGACTTCACCGGCCTTTACATGCAGCAGCTGGCCCAGCGCCAGGCTGAGGAAGGCGCTGCCGGCGAAACCCCGGCAGGCAACGCCTGA
- the murJ gene encoding murein biosynthesis integral membrane protein MurJ, with the protein MSSLVRNVGTIGGLTALSRVFGFVRDMLLARVLGAGLAADAFQLAFILPNTFRRLFAEGAFSVAFVPMYSRALHGEGGEEEAERFADDVLSVFVWVLLAFSALAMIAMPGIVWLLAHEYASVPGKFELSVLLSRITFPYLGFISLVAMLSGVLNARSRFGPGAFAPVLLNIVLISGIVAGWWLRGKSGDDRVVALALAVAVSIAGLAQFLYLWWAARKDGVKLKVTLPRMTPEVRKLGMLILPATFGAGIYQVSQFVDTFFATSLPQGSLTLLKLADRLNQMPLGIVGIALGTAILPMLSRHIQLDDTAEAQRLQSNAFEMATLLTLPAAAALAVCAPAFTAAFFVGGKFTASDGATMANIVVALVAGLPAYVIVKILNPGFFAREDTRTPVWTALAALIFNIAVNLVVVRRFGIVGLAGATAASASLNCVLLYTILHRRGWFHFTAKLAGRIARQLVAVAAMTVLLWFLMPLMAGHYHGNALERVWSLAVLVLAGAGVFFAVAWLVGALDKDLIAQLRRRRPAKAPASAGPGDEPGS; encoded by the coding sequence ATGAGTTCGCTCGTCCGCAACGTGGGCACCATCGGCGGCCTTACCGCGCTGAGCCGCGTGTTCGGCTTCGTGCGCGACATGCTGCTGGCGCGCGTGCTGGGCGCGGGGCTGGCGGCGGACGCGTTCCAGCTCGCCTTCATCCTGCCAAACACGTTCCGCCGCCTGTTCGCCGAAGGCGCGTTCAGCGTGGCCTTCGTGCCGATGTATTCGCGCGCGCTGCATGGCGAGGGTGGCGAGGAAGAGGCGGAACGCTTCGCGGACGATGTGCTTTCGGTCTTCGTCTGGGTGCTGCTGGCCTTCAGCGCGCTGGCGATGATCGCGATGCCGGGCATCGTCTGGCTGCTGGCGCACGAATACGCCAGCGTTCCGGGCAAGTTCGAACTGTCGGTCCTGCTCAGCCGGATCACGTTTCCCTATCTTGGCTTCATCAGCCTTGTCGCGATGCTGTCGGGCGTGCTCAACGCGCGTTCGCGCTTCGGACCGGGGGCGTTCGCGCCGGTGCTGCTCAACATCGTGCTGATCAGCGGGATCGTTGCCGGGTGGTGGCTGCGCGGGAAAAGCGGCGACGATCGCGTCGTCGCGCTGGCGCTGGCGGTCGCGGTCAGCATCGCGGGCCTTGCGCAGTTCCTCTACCTTTGGTGGGCGGCGCGAAAGGACGGCGTGAAGCTGAAAGTCACGCTGCCCCGGATGACGCCCGAAGTGCGCAAGCTGGGCATGCTGATCCTGCCCGCCACGTTCGGCGCGGGAATCTACCAGGTCAGCCAGTTCGTCGACACGTTCTTCGCCACCAGCCTGCCGCAGGGTTCGCTCACCCTGCTCAAACTGGCGGACCGGCTGAACCAGATGCCGCTGGGCATCGTTGGCATCGCGCTGGGCACCGCGATCCTGCCGATGCTTTCGCGCCATATTCAGCTTGACGACACGGCCGAAGCGCAGCGCCTGCAATCGAACGCGTTCGAAATGGCGACGCTGCTGACGCTGCCCGCCGCCGCCGCGCTGGCGGTCTGCGCGCCCGCTTTTACCGCGGCCTTCTTCGTGGGCGGCAAGTTCACCGCCAGCGACGGGGCGACGATGGCGAACATCGTGGTCGCGCTGGTCGCGGGGCTGCCCGCATACGTGATCGTCAAGATCCTGAACCCCGGCTTCTTCGCGCGTGAGGATACGCGCACGCCGGTATGGACCGCGCTGGCCGCGCTGATCTTCAATATCGCGGTGAACCTTGTGGTGGTGCGCCGCTTCGGCATCGTGGGACTAGCCGGCGCGACAGCGGCATCGGCCAGCCTCAACTGCGTGTTGCTCTACACCATCCTGCACAGGCGCGGCTGGTTCCACTTTACCGCGAAACTTGCGGGCCGGATCGCGCGCCAGCTTGTCGCGGTGGCGGCGATGACGGTGCTGCTGTGGTTCCTGATGCCGCTGATGGCCGGGCACTATCACGGCAACGCGCTGGAGCGCGTGTGGTCGCTGGCCGTGCTGGTTCTGGCGGGCGCGGGGGTGTTCTTCGCCGTTGCCTGGCTGGTCGGCGCGCTCGACAAGGATCTGATCGCGCAATTGCGCCGCCGCCGCCCGGCGAAAGCGCCTGCTTCTGCCGGGCCGGGCGATGAACCGGGCAGTTGA
- the trpS gene encoding tryptophan--tRNA ligase has protein sequence MRVVSGIQPTGNLHLGNYLGAIRNWVRMQDEMEEANRAQAAAGGSAEKNQCLFFLADLHAISMPHVPADLSAGTLEMTAALVACGIDPARSILFNQAQVPAHAELQWLLGGTARMGWLNRMTQWKDKAGKNREGQSVALFTYPVLQAADVLLYQATHVPVGEDQKQHLELARDIAQKFNNDFCAEDAPVFTLPDPIIPPEAARIMSLRDGSAKMSKSDPSEASRINLADDADAIMQKIRKARTDPEPLPSEKAGLEGRAEAANLVGIYAAMAGVTVEEVLGQFGGQGFGAFKPALGELLVETLDPIATRFRELRADREALDAILARGAARAREMAGPTLDATYRALGLVRG, from the coding sequence ATGCGCGTCGTTTCCGGTATCCAGCCCACGGGCAACCTCCACCTTGGCAACTATCTTGGCGCCATCCGCAACTGGGTGCGGATGCAGGACGAGATGGAGGAGGCCAATCGCGCTCAAGCAGCCGCAGGCGGTAGCGCGGAAAAGAACCAATGCCTGTTCTTCCTTGCCGATCTGCACGCCATCTCCATGCCGCACGTCCCGGCTGACCTTTCCGCCGGAACGCTTGAGATGACGGCGGCACTGGTCGCCTGCGGGATCGATCCCGCCCGGTCGATCCTGTTCAACCAGGCGCAGGTTCCCGCCCATGCCGAACTGCAATGGCTGCTGGGCGGCACCGCGCGGATGGGCTGGCTGAACCGCATGACGCAGTGGAAGGACAAGGCGGGCAAGAACCGAGAGGGCCAGTCTGTCGCGCTGTTCACCTATCCGGTGCTTCAGGCGGCGGACGTGCTGCTTTACCAGGCGACCCACGTGCCCGTGGGCGAGGACCAGAAGCAACACCTGGAACTGGCGCGCGACATCGCGCAGAAGTTCAACAACGATTTCTGCGCGGAAGATGCGCCGGTCTTCACCCTGCCCGACCCGATCATCCCGCCTGAAGCCGCCCGGATCATGAGCCTGCGCGACGGTTCGGCCAAGATGAGCAAGTCCGATCCTTCGGAAGCGAGCCGGATCAACCTTGCCGACGATGCCGATGCGATCATGCAGAAGATCCGCAAGGCCAGGACCGATCCCGAGCCGTTGCCGTCCGAGAAGGCGGGGCTGGAAGGCCGGGCCGAGGCGGCGAACCTTGTCGGCATCTATGCGGCGATGGCGGGCGTTACGGTGGAGGAAGTGCTGGGCCAGTTCGGCGGGCAGGGCTTTGGCGCGTTCAAGCCCGCGCTGGGCGAGCTGCTGGTCGAAACGCTGGACCCGATCGCCACGCGATTCCGCGAGTTGCGCGCCGATCGCGAGGCGCTGGACGCGATCCTGGCACGCGGCGCGGCAAGGGCGCGCGAAATGGCCGGGCCAACGCTGGATGCGACATATCGGGCATTGGGGCTGGTGCGCGGTTAG
- a CDS encoding DUF4136 domain-containing protein has translation MTSFRTRLIGLAAAPLLIAGLGGCAQNFNAQVQRFQHELPAPAGQTFAVVPEDLANRGGLEFAQYANDVSEEMTKLGYVQGTPETADLIVHFGYGVDNGRDRVRTTGPGYDPFWSPWYRPYGYWGSPGFYRHGAWGYGWYDPWFWGSGFNDVDVITVYTSKIDLKIDRRTDGKRVFEGNAEAASRSNDLTYLVPNLVDAMFTGFPGNSGKTVRITVAPEKKGN, from the coding sequence ATGACCAGTTTTCGTACCCGCCTGATCGGACTCGCCGCCGCACCGCTTCTGATTGCAGGGCTGGGCGGCTGCGCGCAGAACTTCAACGCGCAGGTGCAACGCTTCCAGCACGAACTGCCTGCCCCGGCGGGCCAGACATTCGCCGTTGTCCCGGAAGACCTGGCGAATCGCGGCGGGCTTGAGTTCGCGCAGTATGCGAACGACGTGTCGGAAGAGATGACCAAGCTCGGCTATGTCCAGGGTACGCCTGAAACCGCCGACCTTATCGTTCATTTCGGATATGGCGTGGACAACGGGCGCGACCGGGTCCGCACCACCGGGCCGGGATACGATCCGTTCTGGAGCCCGTGGTACCGTCCCTATGGCTATTGGGGCAGCCCCGGATTCTATCGCCACGGCGCGTGGGGATATGGCTGGTACGATCCCTGGTTCTGGGGTTCGGGTTTCAACGACGTTGACGTGATCACCGTCTATACCAGCAAGATCGATCTCAAGATCGACCGCCGCACCGATGGCAAGCGCGTGTTCGAAGGCAATGCCGAAGCGGCCTCGCGCTCGAACGACCTGACCTATCTGGTGCCCAACCTTGTCGATGCGATGTTCACCGGCTTCCCCGGCAATTCCGGCAAGACGGTGCGGATAACCGTCGCGCCTGAAAAGAAGGGCAACTAG
- the dut gene encoding dUTP diphosphatase: MHHAQPVPVPVKRLSGNDDLPLPAYATDGAAGMDVVSAEDVTLAPGARHPVATGLALAIPPGFEVQVRPRSGLALKHGITVPNTPGTIDSDYRGELKVILINHGADAFDIRRGDRIAQIVLAPVTRAAWLEVDDLDETERGEGGFGSTGGFVAPFSD, translated from the coding sequence ATGCACCATGCCCAGCCCGTTCCCGTCCCGGTCAAGCGCCTTTCCGGCAATGACGACCTGCCGTTGCCCGCCTATGCCACCGATGGCGCGGCGGGGATGGACGTGGTCTCCGCCGAAGACGTGACGCTTGCGCCGGGCGCGCGCCACCCGGTAGCCACCGGCCTTGCGCTTGCCATCCCGCCGGGTTTCGAAGTGCAGGTGCGCCCCCGTTCGGGCCTTGCGCTGAAGCACGGGATCACCGTGCCGAACACGCCGGGGACGATCGATTCGGACTATCGCGGCGAGTTGAAGGTGATCCTTATCAACCACGGCGCCGACGCGTTCGATATCCGGCGCGGCGATCGCATCGCGCAGATCGTGCTGGCGCCGGTAACGCGCGCGGCGTGGCTGGAAGTGGACGACCTGGACGAAACCGAGCGCGGCGAAGGCGGCTTCGGTTCGACCGGCGGCTTCGTCGCCCCGTTCAGCGACTGA